ATGCTCTTGCAATCACATCGATAAGCTACTTCTCCTTTTCTTATAACATAAATGAAGTCACAGCATGATAATGCATTCGCGTTATGagaaataattataactGTATTATTTGGAAAACAATttcttattatataattaaatggTTTTATTTTACCTACAAAAAAATTGTTGCATTTCGAGTCAatcttattaaaattaacaaTAGGAATTTCAtcaattaatattaatttatatttatgtctatttaaaaaaagccTAACTAATGACAAATATCGTATACATTCGTCCGTTAAAGTAATGATATTGGTTagatcattaattttttcttttgcgCTTTTTCtatctttattttccttttctttttgtttatatatatatttgtctAAATCTTTAAAACTTAAATTTATACCAATTAATCTAAAAGCATCAACAATTTCTTCGTCACTAAAATTTTGATAAGGATCAATAAACATTCTTATATtccaattaaaaaaaacaaaggaTGATTGTGGTAAAATACCaataatatcattttttttttccccttTAAATGTTCTAATATCTCTTCCTTCTATTGTTATTTTTCCCTCATTAGTATGAAGTAAACCTAGAACAGATAAAATTATGGTACTTTTCCCTGATCCAGATTTACCTATTATCCCAATCTTTTGATTCTTCAATGCATAaatgttaatattttttaaagataatTCTTCATCTACGTAGCAGtaagtattattttttttatctaaaagTACTTTTCTTTTGTAACTAACACAAACATTTTCAAGGTAAATACCATACTTCTTTTTTGATTCATCAACATAAAAGACATCCATGTTTTTActaaaagatattttttcatCTAAATAATCagagatatttttttttcctttttctttatacTTCAATAttctttcttcattttctacATCTAAAAAATGTTCTTCCTTAGGCATTTTGGATAATTCTTCTAATCGTTGCACACAACACATCTCTTTCTCTATGTAGGTACAATCACATAGgagaatttttataattataccAATTCTTGAGGAAAATGTAATGCAATACCCAATGGTGCTTATAATTTTCTCATAATTAGTTTCTTTATGAAAATTAGGAattgtattaaaaaataaatgaggatacattataaaataagtagTTAATATTAAAACAATGAACTTCGTGTAAAAGGAAGCCCATATGGTTATTGACCACTTTAAAaggttataatttttaaaactagCTATATAATCTTcatatatacttaaaaagTAGGCATTCTTTCTATATaagttaattatattttttcctaTTATAGTATTGCTATACATACTACATAAAGGAGACTGAGCTCTTAAGTAACCCCTTTGGGCTTCTTTAAATCCTTCTgaaaatttcttaaaaacaaaaaaataaattaatatagcAATACATgggaaaatgaaaatagtaTCTTTCATCATACAAATTAACAAAATGACAGACAAGAAAAGTcgaaaaaaaacaaaaactgCTTTATATATTCTCTTTAAAAAGCCATAATCCAATGAATAAATATCAGTTATAAAcctatttataatattacctaaattattattataatatacatGCATTGGTACATGTAAAATAGTCAATAGCACATTTGTGTGAACCCTTATTGCCGACAATAATGTACCATGTATTATCAacataaaacaaataaaggAAGCTATTAATGATATTATTGGTAATAATACAAACAACTGTAAATATTTAGCTTGTTGCTGTAGAATTTCAtctgtatattttttgtcATTTCTTGAAATTATACTAATCATATATAACATGaaattctttatttcttCTGTAAAAACAGATATAAGCATAAAAAAtactatatataataataatacatatCCAACATACTTTAAATACCATATGTATGTTTTCAATTGTATATTTCCTTTAAAAAATGACTCATCTTTATTATCAGCAATGTATGAAATATCTACACCATCACTATTTTCTAATTCTaatgataaatttttattgatattttcatttacaagtaaattattttcttcttctataaattttttattagcaTCATCACCATTcttattcttattattacTGTTCATTTTATCATCTTCTAAGCATGATGTTATTACTGTACTTTCTATATTATGTTGTGTAAAgctattatttattttataggAATAATTAACTTTTGGCCCCTTTGGCAACGTAACTTTGTTATATTGCAtatcatcattttcattattacaTTCTTCTCCGTTAAAatcaaattttaattttatatcttctattcttaatttttttttatttaaattattttctttatttatatttaaattattttcttttatatatttaaatatatctcCTCTATAATGTAAAGTACAATTTTCTAATTCATAAATATCTACTTTATATTGAATATTATTAAGAATTTCATTAGTTAAAAAAATCTCAAAGGTGTCCTCATTCATAGTTGTAATAAAACTACAATTATCtttaaaacatttattttcttcttctctgcaaaataaattataaaatatatttttagaaatagATGGATCTAGAGACATAAAAACATCATcaagtaaatataaataagaaatatttttctctCTCAAGCAATTTTTAACATAACTAGTGAATGGAACTTTCTGAATAACcgtatttattttattattattattatcatttgtTATGTCATATGTATTTAATCCTCTTTTAACTTCTTTTCCTATATTTCTTTCTTCTTTATAGTCAGAACTTAGTTTATGCATATGTATATAGTGATGATATAAAGCTCTCGCTAAACAAATTCTTGTTTTTTGACCTTTACTTAAATTATGTTCATCATTAATATATCTCATATCCTCATTTTTGAATGATTTTATGTCATGAAATAGATGACTTTGCATAATTGTATGACGataaataaatgaatcaTATTCATTACCAAACAGAATCATTGATCTAATATTTCCAAATGGTACCCACGTATTCTGAGGAACATATAAAATTGGCATATTacacaaaaaatttttagtatACATACTTCCATAAGTTAATTTAAGATTTCCTAAGATGGATTGAAAAAAGGAAGTTTTCCCTGACCCAACATTTCCTATAATGATTGCTAAAGTgttgttttttaaattaaaatttatattcttcaaaatataatttcCACACTTattatgatattttttaattaaattaaaagaacaaTTCTctaattttatcatttcatcattttctttCTCCTTTACTATACTACTACTGTTGTTATTATTGTTGTCCTTTCCATTATGATGAATAGTATTATAGGTACCCTCGCAATTCACTGTAAATTCGAAGTATTTTTTCTCTATGtattcatttatatcatGATCTAATCCTGctaatatttttctatttattgtatttatatttttttttctcttgttaaaaaagaaaaaagtaaaaaattttacaaatgTGCTTTTTTTATGGTTATGGTTTTgcctatttttaaaattctcTACTTCTTCATTCTCAAGAAATGCTTCAAATTttgtaatattataataattattactttttgAAATGtacttaaaataattattgatATCTTTGTAATATAAATGGTGgaaaatgtatttatttatacgCCTAATATTTACTACACCTTCCATTAAGCTATTCATTAAATTTGGAAAATTCGAAACACTTGAAATTAATGATTTGTAAACAAATAGTGGCACAACAATAGAACCAAAATTAATTTCCTTTTGGTTATTTAATTTCTCtcttagaaaaaaaaagaataacaCCACTTCAATTATATCAGCTGATATTGCATTTATGTAAATTCCTATAGTTCCCAAATAAAGTcgtattttatataatttcatttccttttttctaaaataatttacataattaAAAGCAATCGATTCCCaattaaacatttttattaacttaaattcttttaatacaTGATGCATATTATCAATTCTTCTATctctatattttaaatatttactcttaaataaaattggtaagaattcaaataaaatcaTTGTGCTATATAACACAACAGATAATAAAATTCCATTAATCACTGCGTCATATCCcatttttaagtaaaaaacATAGAAAgacatataaaatttaacaaaTATATTAGATAATTGAATAATAGAACCAATGAAAAGAACTAAAGATGGAGTATCCATAAACATAACATTATAAATACTTATATCGGATGCATcctctattttttcttcttctttcactttctttttttttttaaagaagttaattatataatattttttgctATATTTATTACCATAATTTTCTCTacaaaatgtatttttacaAGAAAAATTGCTATCGATAGTATCACATGaagtacttttttttattttatcttctcTAAAATCCAAAAAATTTCCCctacttttatatatatagtcatttattaaattgttATCATaactatataaattaattttatatagaaaatgCATTACGGATACTTCCATATTTACTAATAACtcgtaataataaaaattcaaaatggaatcaaaaaaaaattctgatGCCAATAAAATAACTACAAATAAtccaaataataatttagaatTATTCAAAAATAGAGGAAATGATGGAATCATTTCACCCTTCAGTAACCGCATATATTTGTCTATACATCCCCCTGAACTGATTACAAATAAAGtatgtaaaatattaaaaataaaaattgaaattatgtgaaatttaaatgttttaaaaattgataaaaCAATACTACTATAATATACATTATATTCTTCGTTTTTCCTTGGCTTTTCAAAAGCATAATGATCTTCCgtattgaaatttttttttttataaaaattattattaaaatcagATTCTTTTACAGATATATTTCTTGAATTTTGTTCTAATTTAGATACATAATATtcaatattatcattttttcgAATTTTAGGAAATTCAATCTCATCTTTCTTAAGGTTATTCAACAACCTTGTTACCCAATGAAAAGTTATAAAACTCAGCCAAGACACATACTTAGTCTcctcttttttattacttttattgAAATCtcttactttttttttatatgtaatcatcttttaataaatcttttaattctgtatttttattttgcacTCTTTTTctcataatatatataccaCATCCATTAAACGAAAAAAACAAACAATCAATATgtgttatatattaaaatatgaatttaaCCTGatcataaaatattattattataaaaatattatataaaaggaTTATAAAATAAGGCAAACATGCCCATatactattaaaaaattggATGTAtacttataaatttatatattaaaatactatatataaaaacataaaagcataactaatgaaataaaagattCCAAAGAAATGTTCATTTTGgttgaattttttaaaatatatacatacactgcatatatattaattaaaactcctgtattaaataatttttattgaatcatatatatgcactaaataatataaattaaaatgcaAATGTAATATCATTATAACCACAGTTTAAAGGTACGGAAGtaatattcaaataaaagaaacataaattatatttttttaaaacataattttaaaaataaaataatgatataaattgtgcatttttttaaaagcatAATAgcattaaaatgaaaataaagaaatatatattaaataatcttAAGAtattataagaataaaatacaaaatgtAGTAACATAAATTAagcattttaaaaaaaataaaaattatataagtcAAACTATCTCAAATTGAAATTAATACAACATAAAAATTGAAGtgatattatgaaaaaaaatatatatttaaatgataaattatttacaaaatattcattttttttgttatactTCATATAAAATAGCATctcattaatataattacataaaatcgttaaattgaaaaaaatattctatcAACAACAAATTTcagttttttttctttaatgtaaaaaaatatatttgtattacATAAATtcacattatatttttaagaacttttctatattttttttgtaaaacaAGAAGGTTTATTCAATAATAATTCTTTGATTTAGtgtgcattttttttaatgttaactttttctataaataaaTCATGATTTATAAacttatctttatttttatttttaattttatttttttatttgcgcttttttttttagtgatTCAaagttaaattatttaaaatttttttcttaaatgttattttttcatttgcgCACCTTTTCACATAAATGTTTCATGAATTTTACGTGTTCAgaaaataacattttttctGCTTCTACTTTAAAATCTGATTTTTTTGTCTGagaatattctttttatatgtaattccttttctttttaaagtatttattttattcatttggttgtttatttttatatttgttttctTTTGCACCATAGTTATCCATTAATTTACTATTTACtcctatattttttctttccaCCCGTTTTACATTTCAATTATCAAATGGAAAATGGGTGCTTTaagtagaaaaaaatttataattctaCAAAAATAATTGCTTCTATTCAttctattaattatattttgtttctTGAGTATTTCATCTTTCTTATTTCCTTTCTTCCGGTTctctttcattatttttttttcaatcaatatttttctttactttttctttcattattttccCAATTATCcctttcttttattttttcaatgatttaaaatatattcagaCGCAAATTTAAgcataataatgaaataatttaacGAAAcacattattttttctcatttaaaAGATTTTTGAACAAATATTTATCAAATATTGCAAAGGTTTCAACAAGTTATGAGCGTCCACTAAcatagtaaaataaaatttctttttttaatttttttgatatcATATATTCGCAACATATGTATCATTTAATTGAAAAACATTtggaaattaaaatttttttttgttttatttcttattcaAATCAGTATAATAAAGAAGtgattatacatatatatatatataatgtaatcataatactttttaatgcacctttatttttcttctttcttAATTGTTGTtacaagaaaaataaaatcataaTTCATCGTACCATATAAAATAATggatttttaatattaactctaattataaaaaaattataaataaatcgTAATTTAAccttatattaaaataaaacttttGTGCTATATTTAGTTTAAGTGCCaaaattcaaatatattCAATTCATTTCATAATTCAcaacatttaaataaaaagtttttatatttgttgatatatatatataatgtaaattttttttaatactatttttttttttacatatggCCATATATCcctttcatttatataaaaatctgTTTTGtctattttaatttacttttttatatttaatgatctataataaaattataaaagtcaacatgtttttaaatatttttacttcatgtaaaaataaagaaaaaaattttacacaagatcaataaattaaaaatgtatatatatgcatattcatatcaaaaaaagtaaaatgaaTATGCATTCATTGATTTATTTGGCTTTCAAtaatatgttaaaaaaaattttctttttattttttttaaaaaaactgatcaaaaaattgaaatatgtttattttctattatacatttttattatcattatgatttataatataacttttgtaatttttatatccattaaataaatattatctcCCAATTTTTAGTTAATCTCTAAATAATAGAagtatcctttttttttctttttctttctatAAATTgagaataatatatttttaaaattatcacAAGctcataatattttattttctatttattataaaatacgTTGAATTAATTACTTGCtctatacttttatttaacatatatctatattagcgttacataaaaatagtcaaaaaaaaaaagtatatctttaagttttctttttttatataagcaAAAAtggtaaaaataaaaaagtttgcatagttaaaaaataaacaattttATGATAAATCAAAACTTTTGAAATACTTTGCTTTCGTataattcttaaaaattaaactgAAGTTTTAACGTATAAAAATGCTTCTATTCCCAAATTTGagtaaaagaagaaaaaaaaaaagtgaagaaaaataaaagttcaTAAGTCATTTGTAAATAaccaaaataattttcttttattaatcatcttttgtttttcataataaataaaagaagcaattattgaaaaattttttttttatttgatttattttctatttttctttttacgttttctttacaaaaaaaaaaatagaagaaacaATCGAAAAATATAGTATaccaattttatttttctatattattttatctaaaatattctcaatttttttttttttttttttatgcatacataaaaaagttaaagGAAATGTATTCATTTACGAGAAAGCTAaagttatttaataatatttttcaaaaaataaattcacAACAATAGTTTATgcacatatataaatagaattttaaattcaattttttatataaaaatatttttgttttcaaatactttttttttattaagtgtatgtatgtaaatttttctttacatatttaatattttacaaaattattttaagatttaagttttttttctctttctcaaatattttattcataataaaaatgaaatttttaatacaataaaataaaaaataaagcaaaatgaaaaattttaattataattgttCATAAGAATTGAATAttagagaaaaataaaagattttagaaataaattaatttttcagaaattgaaaatatttaatttataatactatttttttttatttttatctttttgtataaaacttattttgttaataaaagtagtattcttataatttttctatatatttgaaGCTATGTTAAcaccttttattttttattttataatttacataaaccaaataaaatattaaaattattatataagattaaatatataaaacatgTAAATAGCAAAAATAGAGATATCCATATACTATAATGTATCACATATATTataaagtaaatataaatatacattttatGTTTAgtctttttttatgaaaagcatttttatatatgcattTGTATATAATTCTACAAAGATAATTTGTGTACTGTctaaaatgttttaaaaattaagtgTAAACAGATTCTATTTTCTTGatatatgtaataattttttattttacttctttttttattaacatttttctaatatcataaaatttatcttttatttttttaataatacagTTATGTATACATTTCATATTTCaaaagttattttattttcatataagaattattataaaaagaaagaaaaagactttatgaaattattgttaaaattatttagtacatattctttttaaattcaaTTGTTAGCATTTTAAGAGTTCATTAAATTTGTAAATAACATCCCCTTTTGTTTATGAATAATTTGATTTTCCAATTTTATAATTAGTTTATTAAtgtaaacatatatatatttcttataattcatttatataatatttttctattaccttatcttataaaattaaataaagaaaatttttttgttttaaattattattttctttttttcatcatttaacgcatttatattctttatatatgtGCAAATAGAAAGATTAGATGTTGTAGTAAAATATTGAACATTTTCTTTCTTACTTTGCAGTAAATAACtttcatttttcatataattttgtaaattaatatattatttacttattttaaattctaatttatatatttttatttatagttCTTAAAATGAATATGGTTGTAATATCTCTATTAAAATTCGTTTTATTTTACTTGGGATATATTTCTTGctattctttaaatatttttttttcagtaaACTTTGTATATTCTTAATATATTTCAGTTGGTTCTtaagaaaattaattcttattGATGGcgttaatatttatataaataatattattatttaaaatttttatcattctCCAAAAAATAGTATGAACGTTTGTTATtgatatattctttattaatattaagaaTTTCAGTATATATTGACTGATATTTTaactaataatttattatttattatttcaaatttAGAACTACttttatgatattttaattatagaCGTTTTccaaagaatatttttatatatctttattcttttaatttttttttattaaagcaataaaaaaaacattgttcatttattttatcactattttataatatattaattacaaaataaagtatatttttcaattttttttcaaaggAGTAATATAGTTCATAATCATTTGTATATGatacataataaaattattcctTATCTTG
The sequence above is drawn from the Plasmodium relictum strain SGS1 genome assembly, chromosome: 14 genome and encodes:
- the MRP1 gene encoding ABC transporter C family member 1, putative — translated: MITYKKKVRDFNKSNKKEETKYVSWLSFITFHWVTRLLNNLKKDEIEFPKIRKNDNIEYYVSKLEQNSRNISVKESDFNNNFYKKKNFNTEDHYAFEKPRKNEEYNVYYSSIVLSIFKTFKFHIISIFIFNILHTLFVISSGGCIDKYMRLLKGEMIPSFPLFLNNSKLLFGLFVVILLASEFFFDSILNFYYYELLVNMEVSVMHFLYKINLYSYDNNLINDYIYKSRGNFLDFREDKIKKSTSCDTIDSNFSCKNTFCRENYGNKYSKKYYIINFFKKKKKVKEEEKIEDASDISIYNVMFMDTPSLVLFIGSIIQLSNIFVKFYMSFYVFYLKMGYDAVINGILLSVVLYSTMILFEFLPILFKSKYLKYRDRRIDNMHHVLKEFKLIKMFNWESIAFNYVNYFRKKEMKLYKIRLYLGTIGIYINAISADIIEVVLFFFFLREKLNNQKEINFGSIVVPLFVYKSLISSVSNFPNLMNSLMEGVVNIRRINKYIFHHLYYKDINNYFKYISKSNNYYNITKFEAFLENEEVENFKNRQNHNHKKSTFVKFFTFFFFNKRKKNINTINRKILAGLDHDINEYIEKKYFEFTVNCEGTYNTIHHNGKDNNNNNSSSIVKEKENDEMIKLENCSFNLIKKYHNKCGNYILKNINFNLKNNTLAIIIGNVGSGKTSFFQSILGNLKLTYGSMYTKNFLCNMPILYVPQNTWVPFGNIRSMILFGNEYDSFIYRHTIMQSHLFHDIKSFKNEDMRYINDEHNLSKGQKTRICLARALYHHYIHMHKLSSDYKEERNIGKEVKRGLNTYDITNDNNNNKINTVIQKVPFTSYVKNCLREKNISYLYLLDDVFMSLDPSISKNIFYNLFCREEENKCFKDNCSFITTMNEDTFEIFLTNEILNNIQYKVDIYELENCTLHYRGDIFKYIKENNLNINKENNLNKKKLRIEDIKLKFDFNGEECNNENDDMQYNKVTLPKGPKVNYSYKINNSFTQHNIESTVITSCLEDDKMNSNNKNKNGDDANKKFIEEENNLLVNENINKNLSLELENSDGVDISYIADNKDESFFKGNIQLKTYIWYLKYVGYVLLLYIVFFMLISVFTEEIKNFMLYMISIISRNDKKYTDEILQQQAKYLQLFVLLPIISLIASFICFMLIIHGTLLSAIRVHTNVLLTILHVPMHVYYNNNLGNIINRFITDIYSLDYGFLKRIYKAVFVFFRLFLSVILLICMMKDTIFIFPCIAILIYFFVFKKFSEGFKEAQRGYLRAQSPLCSMYSNTIIGKNIINLYRKNAYFLSIYEDYIASFKNYNLLKWSITIWASFYTKFIVLILTTYFIMYPHLFFNTIPNFHKETNYEKIISTIGYCITFSSRIGIIIKILLCDCTYIEKEMCCVQRLEELSKMPKEEHFLDVENEERILKYKEKGKKNISDYLDEKISFSKNMDVFYVDESKKKYGIYLENVCVSYKRKVLLDKKNNTYCYVDEELSLKNINIYALKNQKIGIIGKSGSGKSTIILSVLGLLHTNEGKITIEGRDIRTFKGEKKNDIIGILPQSSFVFFNWNIRMFIDPYQNFSDEEIVDAFRLIGINLSFKDLDKYIYKQKEKENKDRKSAKEKINDLTNIITLTDECIRYLSLVRLFLNRHKYKLILIDEIPIVNFNKIDSKCNNFFVGKIKPFNYIIRNCFPNNTVIIISHNANALSCCDFIYVIRKGEVAYRCDCKSIRTQSELANMLEKDD